Part of the Flavobacterium okayamense genome, GTTTTGGCATCAAAAGCTTCAATTTCTTCAATTTCATCACCAAAAAAGTGAATTCGGAAAGGTTCATCAGCATAGCTTGGGAAAATTTCTACAGTATCTCCTTTAATTCTGAAAGTTCCCGGAGTGAATTCGGCTTCCGTTCGCGCATACAAACTCTGAACCAAACGATGTAATAATTTGGTACGCGAAATTTCCTGACCATTATCTAATGAAATGACATTTTTTTGAAACTCCACTGGATTTCCTATACCATACAAACACGAAACGGAAGCAACTACTAAAACATCTCTTCGACCCGAAAGTAGAGCAGAAGTAGTGCTCAACCTCATTTTTTCTAATTCATCATTAATTGATAAATCTTTTTCAATATAGGTTCCTGTAACAGGAATATACGCTTCGGGTTGGTAATAGTCGTAATAGGATACAAAATATTCAACCGCATTATTTGGAAAAAACTGTTTAAATTCTGAATACAATTGGGCTGCTAGTGTTTTGTTGTGTGCCAAAACTAGTGTAGGGCGTTGTACTTCTTGAATAACATTTGCAACAGTAAACGTTTTACCAGAACCCGTTACACCTAGAAGGGTTTGGTACTTTTCCTCATTTAAAATTCCTTCTGATAGTTTTTTAATAGCTTGAGGCTGATCTCCAGTTGGACTGTATTCGGATACGACTTGAAATTTCATTTAGAATTGTTGCAAATTTTAGAAGCAATAAAGTTACAAAGTTTATTACGAATTGTAATTAAATTTCCAATAGATTTGGCATTGTTATTGTTTGTCTGTTCAAAACTTTATGTCATGAAAACTTTTATTTTAAATTTATTTTTCTTTTTCTCAATTACTATTTACTCACAAGAGTTTGTTGGAGAGTACTCTTATAAAAGTGAACCAGTAAATGCCGGACCTATTATTTATAACTTAAAATTAAACGAAGATTTTAGATACGAAATCAACATTCATAGAAGAATTAACCGAGAATTAGGACCAGATGAATATTTTAAGGGAGTAGGAACTTGGAAACAAGTAAATAATAAAATTATTTTTTATCCTGAATTATGTGGTGAAAAGAATGAGATTGATATGACAAGTGTAACTGCTCGGTTTGATATTAAGAAAAAGGATGAATTGTTATTTTATTCAAAAAGAAAGATGAGTTGGGGATTAAATGTTGGTATGAAGAAAGGGTAAAAAGTTATATTTTTAGGGTATATCAAATAAAATTTTATATTTGTAACACCCACAATCTAAACTTAACCAAAATGAAGAAAATTACTCTTTTCGTATTATTTTTAAGTTGTAACTTATTTTCACAGAGTTTTATTCAATCGTATGCTGATGTTGCAAATCAAACTTCTCAAGCAAATATTACAGCGCATTTAACGGAATTTGAAAACCTTGGAGTAAAAAGGAGAGGTACTCAACCATTGGAAGATACATACAACTGGTTAAGAAATGAGTATTTAAGTTACGGATATGTAGCAGGTCAATTACAAGAAGATACTTATTTAAATGCTGGTTTTACATGTAAAAATTTAATTGTTACAAAAGTAGGTTCAGTTTATCCAAACTCTTATGTTATTATTTGTGGTCATTATGATACAATTGTTGGAACAGGAACTAACGACAACGGTAGTGGAACAGTTTCAATACTTGAAGTAGCACGATTATTACAAAATATTGATACAGAATATTCTATAAAATTCATTCACTTCAGTGGTGAAGAAGATGGCTTAGTTGGAAGTAATCATTATGTGAATAATGTTGTAAATGCTACAACTCCTAAAATGGATATAAAGCTAGTTTTTAATTTGGATGAAGTAGGAGGAATAGCTGGAGTTACCAACAATACTATTACTTGTGAGAGAGATACAGGTTCTCCAACTTCAAATAATGCAGCTTCAAATACGATTACTAATGAATTAATTACTTGTGTTGGTTTGTATTCGCCTTTGAATACAAGTTTATCATATGCGTATGCTTCTGATTACATGCCTTTTGAAGACAATAATGAAGTAATTACAGGATTTTATGAAACTAACGAATCTTCTCATCCGCACTCATCGACGGATTTATTAGTAAATATGGATCCAGTCTACAATTATAATGTAGCAAAAGCTGCCGTAGGAGCAATGTTACATTTTGCAATTGCAACTACAAGTTTATCTAATTCAAGTTTTGACAATGATTTTAATATTAGTTTTTTTCCTAATCCAACTCAAGATTATTTAAGTATTAATTTTGGGGAGTTTACTGGAAAAAACACTAAAGTTTCGATTTATGATATTAATGGTAAACAAGTTGAATTCAAACATTATTCGTCGCCTAAAATAATTGAAGTTTTAGATTTTTGCCAATTTGAAAAAGGTATTTATTTGGTTCAAATGGAATCTGATGGTAAAGAAATTTCAAGAAAAATTGTAAAAAATTAATCCCAACATTCCATTAAGAGTAAATCGCCTTCTTGATGTTTAATTACAACAATGCCATCTTCAGCAACATGATTGCTACTACTTGTTCGGTAACCTAAAGTTAAATTGTCATCTTGAAGTGGGTAAAATAAATTTTGTGAATGAACCCCAGATACATTCCCAATAGGAATAAGAGATATTTTAGTGTCTTTTGGATACCATTTTTCGAAACGATTGGGTAATAAAAATATTTTAGAATGATCGTCTAGAATTACAATTTTTAAATCATTTCGAAATCGTACAATGTTGGTAATATTTGTTATGGTGTGGTCGGCTCTTTTACCTGTTGCCCAAATAATATTTACGGCTTTATGGCCTCTTTCAATTAGAAAATCTAATGCTTTTTCTAAATCGGTTTTGTTTTGATCTGGAGTATAAACAATTTCAAGTGGAAATTGTTTTTCTAAATATACCTCAGGATTGAAATCTCTATCAAAATCACCTAAAATAACATCCACCTTAATATCCAATTCTAAAACCCGTTCAATTGCGGAATCTAAGACAACCACAAATGGAGACCATTCTAGTAATTGTCCCATTAATTCTTGGCTACATGATGCGCCGTTTGCTATGATTAAAGCTGGTTCTTGGTCGTCACGGACGATATGATGAGAAGACATTTTATGTTTAATAATTTAGAATTACGAATTTACTAATTATTATTCAACTGTATAAGTCATGGTATCTGTTTCTGATAACCTAAAAAAGCCTAGAGCGTAATTGTCAAAATTTGTTTGATTGATAATATTTCCTCTTACAGTTGCTGGAGGTGTTTGAAATGGACTTCCGCCATTTGTTGCAGCAACGCCAAGTAAAATATTCATGTAATTATAATACGTTTCAGAAATGCCATGTAATGTAAAAGTAACTTCATTTCCGGCTTCTAAATCTTCATTTGTATACAACCCAAACATTTGATTTCCTTGAAAGAACTCATCTGAAATAACATCATATTCTGGTAAAGCTGTAATTGAAGTATTGAATTGAATAAGATAAAAATTATTTTCAAAGGGAACATCGTCATAGAAAAACTTGACTTCAATTTCATCACCTGTAAAACCACCCTCGTTGTCTTGTTCTACAGAATCTATAGTTGGAGCTGCAAGTAAAGTTTCTGAAGCTGTGTACGTTTCACCATTTACAATTACAGTTAAAGTATAATTTTGATTAATTTCAGACACAAAATTTGGACAAAAATATTCTCCAGAATTAGGAATTTCCACAAAATTAAACACATCATTATTTCCATTAGTTATAAAAACGGTAGCTCCAGTTACAAAAGGAATTGTATTTTCATAAAAATCAGTCGTGGTTGTCAATTTTATAGTTTGTTCATTTCCTAATGTTCCTTTTTGCCATTTTAACGAGGCATCAATCACTAATTTTGGTTCAGCAGTTTCTAAATCAATATCTACAACATCTTCACAACTAATTAAACTTATAATTGCGAAGAAAAGAATTAAAAATGTAGTCGCTATTTTAATTATAACTTTTATCATGATTAAAATTTAAAATTATAAGTTACACTTGGAACAATCCCGAAAATTGAAAGTCGAACTGCTTCATTATTGCCAGAATCTTGGTTTTGTCTAAAGCTTATAGATGCTGCATTTCGTCTGTTATACAAATTATAAATTCCAAAAACCCATTCGCCATACCAACTGCGATTCTTATTTTTTTCTGGAATTAATGTTGCTGAAATGTCTAAACGATGATAAGTAGGCAATCTGTTTTCATTACGTAATCCATACGTAGGAACAGTTATGCCTTGGTATTGGTATTGTCCATTAGGATACGTAACAGGTTGTCCACTTTGAAGTGTAAAAATACTTCCAAAACTCCATTTTTCGTTGAGTTTGTACATTCCAGTTACAGAAAGGTTATGAAGTTTATCCCAACCTGTTTTGTACCAATTACCATTATTAATTCCTGTTTCGATTTCAGATCTTCCTTCCGTTTTTTGTTCAGAACGCGAAATAGTATAAGAAACCCAACCATTTAATTTTCCATTGTTTTTTCGGGCTAAAATTTCAAGTCCATAAGCTCGAGCTACGCCATTTAGCACAACTTGTTCAATATCGTCATTTGCAATTAAATCTGCACCATCTATATAATCTAGTCGGTTTTTAACTTTTTTATAAAAAGTCTCAACTTCTAGAGAATAATCTCCATTTTTAATATTTTGAAAATACCCTAAGGCAACTTGATCTAAAATTTGTGGTTTTAAATAATCATCACTTGGTGCCCAAACATCTAGTGGAGTAGGAGATTGTGTATTAGAAATTAGATGAAGGTATTGTGCCATTCTATTGTAACTTGCTTTTAATGAACTGTTTTCATTTAAAGTATAAGCAATTGAAAATCGTGGCTCTAAGTTTCCAAATTGTGAAATAATTTTATTTTTACCATATTGTTTTGTACCAATAGGAGTAGCTTTCTCATAGATTTGAAAGTCTTCATTAAAAACTACAGCTTTATTGTTTTCATACAGATTTATTTCTTCATTACCCAATCGGTAAAATTTGCTAAAACGAAAACCATAGTTTAAAGCGATTTTATTAGATAGCTTCTGTTCAATATCGATATATAAAGAAGGTTCGAAAGCGTATTTTTTAGCCAATTGATCTGGATTAATACCTGAAGAATCATCTGTTGGTTCTATTTTTCCAGGATTAAAGTCATAATATACTGCATTTGCTCCATAATATAGTTTTGTTTTATCATTCAAATAGTGCTTAAAATCGTACTTAATGTTGTAATTTTTAATGCCACTATTCCAATCAAATCCCACAAAATCTAAAGTCAATCCATAATAATAATCGCTGTAAATTAAGGATAGGTTAGAGAATAATTTATCAGTAAATAAATGATTCCATCGTAAGTTAAATACTGAATTACCATAAGTATTTACAAAACTTTCGTTCAAACTAAAAACATCTCTACCGAAATAACCCGATAAATATAAACTGTTATTTTCATTGAAATTGTAGCTTAGTTTAGTATTTAAATCGTAGAAGTAAGCAGAGTTTTTATTATCAGTTAATTTTAAGAATAAATGAGCATATGAACTTCTTCCGGCAAAAAGAAACGAACCTTTATCTTTTTTGATTGGCCCTTCGGCTAAAAGTCTACTTGAAATTAATCCTATTCCTCCATTCATGTGAAATTTCGAATTATTTCCGTCTTTTTGATAAATCTCTAATACTGAAGCAACTCTACCACCAAATCTTGCCGGAATTCCACCTTTATATAATTTGATATCTTTTATAGCATCGGTATTGAATACTGAAAAGAATCCAAATAAATGTGAAGTATTGAAAAGTGTGGCTTCATCTAAAAGTACCAAATTTTGATCAGCCGCACCACCACGTACGTTAAATCCCGACTGACCTTCACCCGCATTTGTAACTCCCGGAAGCGTTAAAATAGATTTTATTACATCGGTTTCTCCTAATACAACTGGCATTTGTTTTATGGATGCAGTTGTAATTTTATTTACACTCATTTCTGGCGTAGAAACTTTCACTTTGTAAGGGTTATCTGTTAGTATAACTTCTTCAAGTTCTTCAAGGTTTTCTTTTAGGACAAAATTTAACTTAATGTTTTCATTTAAATTGATTTCTGAACGAATATCAGAAAACCCTATATAGCTAACTAATAAATTGTAATTTCCTTTAGGAAGTGTTAAAGAATAAAAGCCATATTCATTTGTAGTTGTTCCAGTTTGTAATTCTGGAATTATTATGTTTACACCTATTAATGTCTCGCCAGATAAACTGTCTTTCACAACACCACTAAGAGTAAATTTATCTTGGGAAAATGAAGAATTTATGATAAAAAGTAGAATGAAAATATAAAAATGTTTTCTTTTTCTAAACATGGTATATTATTTGATATACAAAGTTGACGATTAATCTTGAATTTTGTTTCATTACATTTGTTAATCATTGGTTAATTTATAGATACTTTTGTAGTATTTATATAGATTTGTTAAAATTTGAGATGAAGATATTTACAAACATATTTTTTCTTTTTTTCATTGTTTCTTCAATCGCACAGATTGACAAGAAAAATGTTCCTCTTAAATTAAAGTTGGACAATCCATTTAAAGAAACGCCTGCTGATCAATCTAATTTACCCTCATTAGAGTTTAAAAGTATTTTTGATACCGAAAACAAACCTAATCGCTATTCAATTTTGCCAAAAACTGAAGAGAAAACTAAAAGTATATTAGATACCTCTACTGATTTTAAAAATCCAGGAGACGAAATAAAAAATAAATTAAATAATGAAATAGAAAAAGAAGGAAATTGGAATGACGTATTCTTTGGAAAATTCATTGTTAAGACTTCCTCAATAAAAATTAAGACAAGAGATTTTGCAGATCCGGATGGTGATAGAATTAGGTTCTTCTTAAATAAAGATGTTATGTATTTGAATGAATTACTTGAAGCAAATTTTAAAACCTATGTTTTGAATTTGAAAGAAGGAGATAATGCAATTGATATTATGGCACTTAATCAAGGTTTAGCAGGACCAAATACAGCGTTTTTTGCTATTTATGATGAAAATGATAATCTAATTACTTCAAATGAGTGGAATTTAAAAACAGGTGTTTCTGCAAAATTCCTCATTGAATATCGTAAACCTATGAGATAAATAAAAAAGGCTTTCAAAATGAAAGCCTTTTTTATTGTTAAACTAAGTTACTCTTAGTTTAATTTTGCTAAGATTGTATTAAAAGTTTCGCTTGGACGCATTGCTTTGTCAGTTAACTCAAAGTTAGGGTGATAGTAACCACCAATAGCTTGAGGTTTACCTTGAGCAGCAATTAACTCTTCATTGATTTTTGCTTCATTCGCATTTAAAGCTTCAGCAATAGGAGTAAAGGTAGCTTTTAATTCAGCATCTTTATCTTGATTTGCTAATGCATTTGCCCAATATAACGCTAAATAGAAATGCGAACCTCTATTGTCTATACTTCCAATTTTACGAGCAGGCGATTTATCGTTTTCTAAGAATTTTTCAGTCGCTTGATCTAATGTTTCTGATAAAATTAAAGCTTTTTGATTACCAAAAGTTTCACCTAAATGTTCGAAGGAAACACCTAATGCTAAAAACTCTCCTAATGAATCCCAACGTAGATAGCCTTCTTCAATAAATTGTTCAATGTGTTTTGGAGCTGATCCACCTGCGCCAGTTTCAAATAATCCACCGCCATTCATTAATGGAACGATTGATAACATTTTAGCTGATGTTCCCACTTCTAAAATTGGGAATAAATCGGTTAAGTAATCACGTAAAACGTTACCAGTAACTGAAATTGTATCTTGACCTTTAACGATTCTTTCTAATGAGAATTTAGTAGCATCAACAGGATTCATAATACGAATATCTAATCCAGTTGTATCGTAATTTTTAAGATACAGATTTACTTTTTCGATGATTTGTCTATCATGAGCTCTGTTTTCATCTAACCAAAAAATTGTAGGAACTCCAGTAGCTTTGGCTCTGTTTACTGCTAATTTTACCCAATCTTGAATTGGTGCATCTTTCGTTTGACACATTCTGAAAATATCTCCAGCTTCAACCGTTTGACTCATTAAGATATTTCCGTTTGCATCTTTCACATTAACTGTTCCATTTGCTGACATTTGGAAAGTTTTGTCATGCGAACCATATTCTTCAGCTTTTTGAGCCATTAAACCTACGTTAGGAACACTTCCCATTGTTTTTGGATCTAAAGCTCCGTTAGCTTTACAGAAATTTATTGTTGCATCATAAACACCAGCATAACATCTGTCTGGAATAATTGCTTTTGTATCTTGAGATTTACCTGCTGCGTTCCACATTTGTCCAGAATTACGAATCATTGCTGGCATTGAGGCATCAATGATTACATCTGAAGGCACGTGTAAGTTTGTAATTCCTTTATCAGAATTTACCATCGCTAAAGCTGGTCCGTTTTCAATTGCAGCATTTAAAGCTGCTTCAACTTCAGCTTGTTTAGGGTGTCCTGCAATCTTTGCATAAACATCACCTAAACCATTTTTAGTATCTACGCCAAGTTCAGCAAATAAATCTGCATATTTAGCAAATACATCTTTAAAATACACTTCAACGAAAGCACCAAATAATAATGGATCAGAAACTTTCATCATAGTTGCTTTTAAGTGTACAGAAAATAATACACTTTTTGCTTTAGCATCAGCAACTTGTTCAGCAATGAAAGATTTTAATTTGTTCATATTCATTACCGACGAATCGATAACTTCTCCTGCTTTTAATGCAGAACTGTCTTTTAAAATTATTGTATTTCCGTTGGCATCTGTAAATTCAATTGAAAAACTCCCAGCATCTGCCACAGTAACCGATTTCTCAGTTCCATAGAAATCTCCATCATTCATACTTGCAACATGAGATTTAGAATCACTTGTCCATGCTCCCATTGAATGTGGATGAGCTTTTGCATAGTTTTTAACTGCTTTTGGAGCTCTTCTATCAGAGTTTCCTTCACGTAAAACGGGATTTACAGCTGAACCTAAAACTTTAGCATATTTTGTTTTAATAGCTTTTTCTTCATCTGTTTTTGGATCTTCCGGAAAATTTGGGATATTGTATCCTTGCGATTGTAATTCTGCAATAGCTTCTTTTAATTGAGGAACTGATGCAGAAATATTTGGCAACTTAATAATATTAGCTTCAGGAGTTGTAGCTAGCTGGCCTAGTTCTGCTAAATGGTCACCGATTTTTTGACTGTCATTCAAAAACTCAGGAAAATTTGCTAATATTCTTCCCGCCAACGAAATATCACGAGTTTCTAGGGTAATATTAGCTGGTTTGGAAAAAGCTTTAACAATTGGCAAAAATGAATGTGTAGCCAACATTGGAGCTTCGTCTGTAATCGTATAAATAATTTTGGTTTGATTTGACATATAGTTTGTTTTTATTTAGACATAATAATTTACAAGCCACGCAAATATAAGAAAATAATGAGGATTTATTAATGACGCTTGTTGGCTATATGGTATTATTTAAGAATTGATAAAAAAAGGATTTCATTTTAAGAATTTAATAATTTTTGCTTAAAATTTTTATAAATAAAAAAAGGTTGAACTATATGTCCAACCTTTTTTATGAATTTTAAAGTGAAGATTAATATCTTCTTTCTTTAATTTTAGCTTTTTTACCAGTAAGTTCTCTGAAGTAGAAAATACGAGCTCTACGAACTTTACCTCTTTGGT contains:
- a CDS encoding M28 family peptidase, with translation MKKITLFVLFLSCNLFSQSFIQSYADVANQTSQANITAHLTEFENLGVKRRGTQPLEDTYNWLRNEYLSYGYVAGQLQEDTYLNAGFTCKNLIVTKVGSVYPNSYVIICGHYDTIVGTGTNDNGSGTVSILEVARLLQNIDTEYSIKFIHFSGEEDGLVGSNHYVNNVVNATTPKMDIKLVFNLDEVGGIAGVTNNTITCERDTGSPTSNNAASNTITNELITCVGLYSPLNTSLSYAYASDYMPFEDNNEVITGFYETNESSHPHSSTDLLVNMDPVYNYNVAKAAVGAMLHFAIATTSLSNSSFDNDFNISFFPNPTQDYLSINFGEFTGKNTKVSIYDINGKQVEFKHYSSPKIIEVLDFCQFEKGIYLVQMESDGKEISRKIVKN
- a CDS encoding thiamine diphosphokinase, encoding MSSHHIVRDDQEPALIIANGASCSQELMGQLLEWSPFVVVLDSAIERVLELDIKVDVILGDFDRDFNPEVYLEKQFPLEIVYTPDQNKTDLEKALDFLIERGHKAVNIIWATGKRADHTITNITNIVRFRNDLKIVILDDHSKIFLLPNRFEKWYPKDTKISLIPIGNVSGVHSQNLFYPLQDDNLTLGYRTSSSNHVAEDGIVVIKHQEGDLLLMECWD
- a CDS encoding DUF4249 domain-containing protein, which codes for MIKVIIKIATTFLILFFAIISLISCEDVVDIDLETAEPKLVIDASLKWQKGTLGNEQTIKLTTTTDFYENTIPFVTGATVFITNGNNDVFNFVEIPNSGEYFCPNFVSEINQNYTLTVIVNGETYTASETLLAAPTIDSVEQDNEGGFTGDEIEVKFFYDDVPFENNFYLIQFNTSITALPEYDVISDEFFQGNQMFGLYTNEDLEAGNEVTFTLHGISETYYNYMNILLGVAATNGGSPFQTPPATVRGNIINQTNFDNYALGFFRLSETDTMTYTVE
- a CDS encoding TonB-dependent receptor is translated as MFRKRKHFYIFILLFIINSSFSQDKFTLSGVVKDSLSGETLIGVNIIIPELQTGTTTNEYGFYSLTLPKGNYNLLVSYIGFSDIRSEINLNENIKLNFVLKENLEELEEVILTDNPYKVKVSTPEMSVNKITTASIKQMPVVLGETDVIKSILTLPGVTNAGEGQSGFNVRGGAADQNLVLLDEATLFNTSHLFGFFSVFNTDAIKDIKLYKGGIPARFGGRVASVLEIYQKDGNNSKFHMNGGIGLISSRLLAEGPIKKDKGSFLFAGRSSYAHLFLKLTDNKNSAYFYDLNTKLSYNFNENNSLYLSGYFGRDVFSLNESFVNTYGNSVFNLRWNHLFTDKLFSNLSLIYSDYYYGLTLDFVGFDWNSGIKNYNIKYDFKHYLNDKTKLYYGANAVYYDFNPGKIEPTDDSSGINPDQLAKKYAFEPSLYIDIEQKLSNKIALNYGFRFSKFYRLGNEEINLYENNKAVVFNEDFQIYEKATPIGTKQYGKNKIISQFGNLEPRFSIAYTLNENSSLKASYNRMAQYLHLISNTQSPTPLDVWAPSDDYLKPQILDQVALGYFQNIKNGDYSLEVETFYKKVKNRLDYIDGADLIANDDIEQVVLNGVARAYGLEILARKNNGKLNGWVSYTISRSEQKTEGRSEIETGINNGNWYKTGWDKLHNLSVTGMYKLNEKWSFGSIFTLQSGQPVTYPNGQYQYQGITVPTYGLRNENRLPTYHRLDISATLIPEKNKNRSWYGEWVFGIYNLYNRRNAASISFRQNQDSGNNEAVRLSIFGIVPSVTYNFKF
- a CDS encoding NADP-dependent isocitrate dehydrogenase — translated: MSNQTKIIYTITDEAPMLATHSFLPIVKAFSKPANITLETRDISLAGRILANFPEFLNDSQKIGDHLAELGQLATTPEANIIKLPNISASVPQLKEAIAELQSQGYNIPNFPEDPKTDEEKAIKTKYAKVLGSAVNPVLREGNSDRRAPKAVKNYAKAHPHSMGAWTSDSKSHVASMNDGDFYGTEKSVTVADAGSFSIEFTDANGNTIILKDSSALKAGEVIDSSVMNMNKLKSFIAEQVADAKAKSVLFSVHLKATMMKVSDPLLFGAFVEVYFKDVFAKYADLFAELGVDTKNGLGDVYAKIAGHPKQAEVEAALNAAIENGPALAMVNSDKGITNLHVPSDVIIDASMPAMIRNSGQMWNAAGKSQDTKAIIPDRCYAGVYDATINFCKANGALDPKTMGSVPNVGLMAQKAEEYGSHDKTFQMSANGTVNVKDANGNILMSQTVEAGDIFRMCQTKDAPIQDWVKLAVNRAKATGVPTIFWLDENRAHDRQIIEKVNLYLKNYDTTGLDIRIMNPVDATKFSLERIVKGQDTISVTGNVLRDYLTDLFPILEVGTSAKMLSIVPLMNGGGLFETGAGGSAPKHIEQFIEEGYLRWDSLGEFLALGVSFEHLGETFGNQKALILSETLDQATEKFLENDKSPARKIGSIDNRGSHFYLALYWANALANQDKDAELKATFTPIAEALNANEAKINEELIAAQGKPQAIGGYYHPNFELTDKAMRPSETFNTILAKLN